The Solidesulfovibrio fructosivorans JJ] genome has a window encoding:
- a CDS encoding LOG family protein: protein MGASRQYLIDDLSVTESWRLFRIMAEIVDGFEVLGDVRPAVSIFGSARVPADDPLYGETGKLADLLSRAGYSVITGGGPGLMEAANKGAADAGGDSIGLHIHLPLEQKPNPYLTIKSDYRYFFVRKLMFVKYAMAYIAMPGGFGTLDEVSEALVLIQTKRIKPFPIIFLGSAFWSGLMEWFRGTLLSRGFISKGDLDLFTVLDTPEEAVQFIQRHVII, encoded by the coding sequence ATGGGCGCGTCACGCCAATACCTGATCGACGACCTGTCGGTGACCGAATCCTGGCGGCTTTTCCGCATCATGGCCGAAATTGTGGACGGCTTCGAGGTCCTGGGCGACGTGCGGCCGGCGGTTTCCATTTTCGGCTCGGCCCGTGTGCCCGCGGACGACCCGCTCTACGGGGAGACGGGAAAACTGGCCGATCTTTTGAGCCGCGCCGGCTATTCGGTCATCACCGGCGGCGGTCCGGGACTCATGGAAGCCGCCAACAAGGGCGCGGCCGATGCCGGCGGCGATTCCATCGGCCTGCACATCCACCTTCCCCTCGAGCAAAAGCCCAATCCCTACCTGACGATCAAAAGCGACTACCGCTATTTCTTCGTGCGCAAACTCATGTTCGTCAAATACGCCATGGCTTACATCGCCATGCCCGGTGGGTTCGGCACCCTCGACGAAGTGTCCGAGGCGCTGGTCCTCATTCAGACCAAACGGATCAAGCCCTTCCCCATCATCTTTCTGGGTTCCGCCTTCTGGAGCGGGCTTATGGAATGGTTCCGCGGCACGCTGCTTTCTCGCGGCTTCATCTCCAAGGGAGACCTGGACCTCTTTACGGTCCTGGACACGCCGGAGGAGGCGGTGCAGTTCATACAGCGCCATGTGATCATTTAG
- a CDS encoding GNAT family N-acetyltransferase has translation MNKIPVSKTLQLGTGIAPAADMAVVRLLFQEYAAGLGFDLCFQRFDEELADLPGCYALPDGGVWLAWMEDMPAGCVALRPLAEGICEMKRLFVRPAYAGQRLGRGLAEAAVAGARERGYDAIRLDTLATMTAANALYQRLGFVPIPPYCDNPLPGALFYELKL, from the coding sequence ATGAATAAGATACCGGTCTCGAAAACCCTGCAACTGGGCACCGGCATCGCCCCGGCCGCGGACATGGCCGTGGTGCGGCTGCTGTTCCAGGAATACGCCGCCGGATTGGGGTTCGACCTGTGCTTCCAGCGCTTCGATGAGGAGCTGGCGGACCTGCCCGGCTGTTACGCCTTGCCCGATGGCGGGGTGTGGCTGGCCTGGATGGAAGACATGCCGGCGGGGTGCGTGGCCCTGCGACCGCTTGCGGAGGGCATCTGCGAGATGAAGCGGCTTTTCGTGCGTCCGGCCTATGCCGGCCAGCGGCTCGGTCGGGGGCTGGCCGAAGCGGCCGTGGCCGGAGCCCGGGAACGCGGCTACGACGCCATCCGCCTGGATACCCTCGCCACCATGACCGCCGCCAACGCGCTCTATCAAAGACTCGGCTTCGTCCCCATCCCACCCTACTGCGACAATCCCCTGCCCGGTGCCTTGTTTTACGAGCTGAAACTGTAG
- the infA gene encoding translation initiation factor IF-1, with translation MAKEGAIEVDGKVQEALPNAMFRVELENGHEVLAHISGKMRKFYIRILPGDRVKVELSPYDLTRGRITYRLK, from the coding sequence ATGGCTAAAGAAGGTGCCATCGAAGTCGACGGCAAGGTGCAGGAGGCCCTGCCCAACGCCATGTTCCGCGTGGAGCTGGAAAACGGCCATGAAGTGCTGGCCCACATTTCCGGCAAAATGCGCAAGTTTTACATCCGCATCCTGCCCGGCGACCGGGTCAAGGTCGAACTCTCCCCCTACGACCTCACCCGCGGCCGCATCACCTACCGCCTCAAGTAA
- a CDS encoding SEL1-like repeat protein, which yields MPDRVRSGRRLAACAAALFLVVMCCAPAVSAQKTADAPEAADIDAPASFAAMLAKAQAGDPRAQCEVGVAYLNGDHVSQDFRQGLAWLSRASDAGFAYARYVLADVYSRGYAGVPASDANAYYYATLAAASSTLGEKYKDRAIKLRDASAARLGPAKVAGLQAKAALAPLSDMVDNAN from the coding sequence ATGCCTGATCGCGTCCGCTCGGGAAGACGCCTCGCGGCCTGCGCCGCCGCCCTTTTTCTCGTCGTCATGTGTTGTGCCCCGGCCGTTTCGGCCCAGAAAACGGCCGATGCGCCCGAGGCCGCGGACATTGACGCCCCGGCGTCCTTTGCCGCCATGCTGGCCAAGGCCCAGGCCGGCGACCCCAGGGCCCAGTGTGAGGTGGGCGTGGCCTATTTGAACGGCGACCACGTGTCCCAGGATTTTCGCCAGGGCCTTGCCTGGCTTTCCCGGGCTTCGGACGCCGGATTCGCCTACGCCCGTTACGTCCTGGCCGATGTGTACAGCCGAGGTTACGCCGGCGTGCCGGCAAGCGACGCCAACGCCTATTATTATGCCACGTTGGCTGCCGCGTCCTCCACGCTTGGCGAAAAATACAAGGATCGGGCCATCAAGCTGCGCGATGCCAGTGCCGCACGCCTGGGCCCGGCCAAGGTGGCTGGCCTGCAGGCCAAGGCCGCTCTGGCGCCGCTGAGCGATATGGTCGACAACGCCAATTGA
- a CDS encoding YggT family protein produces MDIIGYFFVAVARVLDIVLSLYFWIIVIAALMSWVRPDPYNPIVRFLRAMTDPVFYRIRRWLPFLSIGGFDLSPIVAILAVQFLQWFLVPTLMRLGGMGLGRM; encoded by the coding sequence ATGGATATCATTGGATATTTTTTTGTAGCGGTGGCCAGGGTCCTGGACATCGTCCTCTCCCTCTACTTCTGGATTATCGTGATCGCCGCGCTCATGTCCTGGGTGCGTCCCGATCCCTACAATCCCATTGTCCGATTCCTGCGGGCCATGACCGATCCGGTATTCTACCGCATCCGGCGCTGGCTGCCTTTTCTGTCCATCGGCGGCTTCGACCTTTCGCCTATCGTGGCCATCCTGGCCGTGCAGTTCCTGCAGTGGTTCCTTGTGCCCACCCTCATGCGGCTGGGCGGCATGGGACTGGGGCGCATGTAA
- the ilvC gene encoding ketol-acid reductoisomerase produces the protein MKIYYDQDADLSLLADKTVAIIGYGSQGHAHAQNLRDSGVKVVIGQRPGGPNWDLAKEHGFTPMSAAEAAAAADVIMILVPDQTQRALYEKDILPNLKAGKMLMFAHGFNIHYQQIVPPADVDVTMIAPKGPGHLVRRVYTEGGGVPCLVAVHQNASGKALEMALAYAKGIGGTRSGVLTTTYREETETDLFGEQAVLCGGVAELMKAGFDTLVEAGYEPESAYFECMHEMKLIVDLIYEGGLSRMRYSISDTAEYGDYTRGPRIVTDETRKEMKRVLKEIQDGTFAKEFIVENMSGRAHFLSMRRLNADHPVEKVGAKLRDMMGWLKK, from the coding sequence ATGAAGATTTATTACGACCAAGACGCCGACCTTTCCCTGCTGGCCGACAAAACCGTCGCCATCATCGGCTACGGCAGCCAGGGGCATGCCCATGCCCAGAATCTGCGCGATTCCGGCGTCAAGGTGGTCATCGGCCAGCGCCCCGGCGGCCCCAACTGGGATCTGGCCAAGGAGCACGGATTCACGCCCATGTCCGCCGCAGAGGCCGCCGCCGCCGCGGACGTCATCATGATCCTGGTCCCGGACCAGACCCAGCGTGCGCTCTACGAAAAAGACATCCTGCCGAACCTCAAGGCCGGCAAGATGCTCATGTTCGCCCACGGCTTCAACATCCACTACCAGCAGATCGTGCCCCCGGCCGATGTGGACGTGACCATGATCGCCCCCAAGGGCCCGGGCCATCTGGTGCGCCGCGTCTACACCGAGGGCGGCGGCGTGCCCTGCCTCGTGGCCGTGCACCAGAACGCCAGCGGCAAAGCCCTGGAAATGGCCCTGGCCTACGCCAAGGGCATCGGCGGCACCCGCAGCGGCGTGCTCACCACGACCTACCGCGAAGAGACCGAGACCGACCTCTTCGGCGAGCAGGCCGTGCTGTGCGGCGGCGTGGCCGAGCTCATGAAGGCAGGCTTCGACACCCTGGTGGAAGCCGGGTACGAGCCCGAAAGCGCCTACTTCGAGTGCATGCACGAGATGAAGCTCATCGTCGACCTGATCTACGAGGGCGGCCTGTCCCGCATGCGCTATTCCATCAGCGACACCGCCGAATACGGCGATTACACCCGCGGCCCGCGCATCGTCACCGACGAGACGCGCAAGGAGATGAAGCGGGTGCTCAAGGAAATCCAGGACGGCACGTTCGCCAAGGAATTCATCGTGGAGAACATGTCCGGCCGGGCCCATTTCCTGTCCATGCGCCGCCTCAACGCCGACCATCCCGTGGAGAAGGTGGGCGCCAAGCTGCGCGACATGATGGGCTGGCTCAAGAAATAG
- the ilvN gene encoding acetolactate synthase small subunit — protein sequence MRHILSILVEDEPGVLSRVAGLFSGRGYNIETLNVAPTLTEGLSMMTITTEGDEAIVEQIIKQLRKLVTTLKVVDLTDVKSVEREMMLLRVDAEGSKRAEVLRIVDIFRCKVVDVSLDELIIEVTGTQDKLGALISLLQRFGIKEIARTGAVAMRRGMQE from the coding sequence ATGCGCCACATTCTTTCCATTCTGGTCGAAGACGAACCCGGGGTGCTCTCCAGGGTGGCCGGGCTTTTCAGCGGTCGCGGCTACAACATCGAAACGCTCAACGTGGCCCCGACCCTGACCGAGGGGCTTTCCATGATGACCATCACCACCGAGGGCGACGAAGCCATCGTGGAGCAGATCATCAAGCAGTTGCGCAAACTCGTCACCACGCTCAAAGTCGTGGACCTGACGGACGTCAAATCCGTGGAGCGCGAAATGATGCTGCTGCGGGTGGATGCCGAGGGATCCAAGCGGGCCGAAGTCTTGCGCATCGTGGACATCTTCCGCTGCAAGGTGGTGGACGTGAGCCTCGACGAACTCATCATCGAGGTCACGGGCACCCAGGACAAGCTCGGCGCGCTGATAAGCCTTTTGCAGCGCTTCGGCATCAAGGAAATCGCCCGCACCGGCGCCGTGGCCATGCGGCGCGGCATGCAGGAATAA
- a CDS encoding SAM-dependent methyltransferase, which yields MDDDLRPAVLRLLEREPPPGPVMAESAFVTDSLAGHIERLGRGETPVTAEGLASLCLAYAHAYVHPERLGEAVTLEDATLLAGRFARRRGGCRSLAGQDALRRVLLHHGFALQMLFDIPKTVHLLDALLRREVAPGGGVFVGLDLGAGTGILLLGQYLLARRRGYEAPRLWGVEHLPQVAARADDLLSGLGIGRVAHGDATTSAIYNDVPQGDIACVTNETLPSIAHRLYKEPFTAISAALFAALSGRLERTVFMPEAVWASDRTRRTWLRLSPENAFAGEASPVPARLFYMRDVELAGERIPADQVGAPFQALISPVWAEALGRRW from the coding sequence ATGGATGATGACCTGCGACCCGCTGTTTTGCGGCTTCTGGAGCGTGAGCCGCCACCGGGGCCGGTCATGGCCGAAAGCGCTTTTGTGACCGATTCCCTGGCCGGGCATATCGAACGCCTTGGACGGGGTGAAACGCCTGTCACGGCCGAGGGGTTGGCCAGCCTGTGCCTGGCCTACGCCCATGCCTACGTCCATCCCGAGCGGCTTGGCGAAGCGGTTACCCTGGAAGACGCCACATTGCTCGCCGGCCGTTTCGCCCGCCGTCGGGGCGGCTGCCGGTCGCTCGCGGGGCAGGACGCGCTGCGTCGGGTGTTGCTGCATCACGGCTTTGCCTTGCAGATGCTTTTCGACATCCCAAAGACCGTGCATCTCCTCGATGCGCTGCTGCGGCGCGAGGTTGCGCCCGGGGGAGGGGTGTTTGTCGGCCTGGACCTTGGAGCCGGCACGGGCATTTTGCTTCTTGGCCAATATCTGCTGGCCCGACGACGTGGATACGAAGCTCCCCGCCTTTGGGGGGTGGAGCATCTGCCCCAGGTGGCGGCCCGCGCCGACGACTTGCTTTCGGGATTAGGGATTGGGCGGGTGGCCCATGGCGACGCAACCACATCCGCAATCTACAACGACGTTCCCCAAGGGGACATCGCCTGCGTGACCAATGAAACCCTGCCGTCAATCGCCCACCGGCTCTACAAGGAGCCGTTTACGGCCATCAGCGCCGCCCTCTTTGCCGCGTTGAGCGGTCGCCTCGAACGGACGGTCTTCATGCCCGAGGCGGTCTGGGCCTCGGACAGGACGAGGCGGACCTGGCTGCGTCTGAGCCCGGAAAACGCTTTTGCCGGCGAAGCCAGTCCGGTGCCGGCGCGTCTTTTTTACATGCGCGATGTGGAACTCGCCGGGGAGCGCATCCCAGCCGACCAGGTCGGCGCGCCGTTTCAAGCCCTGATCAGCCCCGTCTGGGCGGAAGCCCTGGGACGCCGTTGGTAG
- a CDS encoding DUF465 domain-containing protein, which yields MDQRDLDLIAKYGEADPELKSLYEEHVAFEKILEKMEGKPFLNPAEETELKEIKKKKLSGKTRIETLLRKYRKAEDQ from the coding sequence ATGGATCAACGCGATCTGGATCTTATTGCCAAATACGGCGAGGCGGACCCGGAACTCAAGAGCCTGTACGAGGAGCACGTCGCGTTCGAAAAGATTCTGGAGAAGATGGAAGGCAAGCCCTTTCTGAATCCCGCGGAAGAGACAGAGCTTAAGGAAATCAAGAAGAAGAAGCTGTCCGGAAAGACTCGCATCGAAACGCTCCTCAGAAAATATCGCAAGGCGGAGGACCAGTAG
- a CDS encoding MBL fold metallo-hydrolase RNA specificity domain-containing protein, whose protein sequence is MKVKFLGAAGTVTGSCHVIETGNTRFAIDCGLHQGSESIEDRNQDTDVYAPRRMDFFIVTHAHMDHCGLLPRMVKTGFSGKIYCTPPTRDLLGIMLEDSAHIQEMEAEWASRKNRRHGGRQVEALYTRADAAATVDRLVAVPYGEPFSPTPGVTAIYHDAGHILGSAFIELSLEQNGTRTRMLFSGDLGRPSQLLVNDPAKPVDADYLFLEGTYGDRDHKNESASRDELAEAIAYSYSRGGKVIIPAFAVERTQEVLYCLHLLLKEGKLPADMPVFVDSPLAIKATEIFRRNPQYLDAAARAYYDRGEDPLSLPGLRFTQTTEQSREINTLQGPAVVISASGMCNAGRIKHHLRHNLWRPESSVVFVGFQAMGTPGRRIVDGAKVIRLLGEEVAVSAKVFTIGGFSSHAGQSQILTWLTHFKVNHPQVFLVHGEQKALDVLAGLVRERFGLKVRIPGYLDEYALTPGTEPVVSVDEAKARPHIDWDVVFNAMEGRLRLLKERKEKLTARTAEEQEDIRRRLAAVDGDMLRVLSEM, encoded by the coding sequence ATGAAGGTCAAATTCCTCGGCGCGGCCGGGACCGTCACCGGCTCCTGCCATGTCATCGAAACCGGCAATACCCGGTTCGCCATCGACTGCGGCCTGCACCAGGGCAGCGAATCCATCGAGGACCGCAACCAGGATACGGACGTTTATGCCCCCAGGCGCATGGATTTCTTCATCGTCACCCACGCCCACATGGATCATTGCGGGCTTCTGCCGCGCATGGTCAAGACGGGTTTTTCCGGCAAGATCTACTGCACGCCGCCGACCAGGGACCTGCTTGGGATCATGCTCGAGGACAGCGCCCACATCCAGGAAATGGAGGCCGAGTGGGCCAGCCGGAAAAACCGGCGCCATGGCGGACGCCAGGTTGAGGCCCTTTATACCCGGGCCGACGCCGCCGCCACCGTGGACAGGCTTGTGGCCGTACCTTACGGCGAGCCTTTTTCCCCGACCCCGGGCGTCACGGCCATCTACCACGATGCCGGGCATATCCTGGGCTCGGCCTTCATCGAACTGAGTCTCGAACAGAACGGGACGCGCACCCGCATGCTTTTTTCCGGCGACCTCGGCCGGCCCTCCCAGCTTCTGGTCAACGACCCGGCCAAGCCGGTGGACGCCGACTACCTCTTTCTCGAGGGCACCTACGGCGACCGCGACCACAAAAACGAATCCGCCAGTCGCGATGAACTGGCCGAGGCCATTGCCTACAGCTATTCCCGGGGCGGCAAGGTCATCATTCCGGCCTTTGCCGTGGAGCGCACCCAGGAAGTGCTGTACTGCCTGCACCTGCTCCTCAAGGAGGGCAAACTGCCGGCCGACATGCCGGTGTTCGTGGACAGCCCGCTGGCCATCAAGGCCACCGAAATCTTCCGGCGCAATCCCCAATACCTCGATGCCGCCGCCCGGGCCTATTACGACCGGGGCGAAGACCCCTTGTCCCTGCCGGGCCTGCGCTTCACCCAAACCACGGAACAATCCCGGGAGATCAATACGCTCCAAGGGCCGGCCGTGGTCATCTCGGCCAGCGGCATGTGCAACGCCGGACGGATCAAGCACCACCTGCGCCATAACCTCTGGCGTCCCGAATCGAGCGTCGTTTTCGTCGGCTTCCAGGCCATGGGCACTCCGGGCCGCAGGATCGTGGACGGAGCCAAGGTCATCCGGCTGCTCGGCGAAGAGGTGGCCGTGAGCGCCAAGGTGTTCACCATCGGCGGATTTTCCTCCCATGCCGGGCAAAGCCAGATTCTCACCTGGCTCACCCACTTCAAAGTGAACCACCCGCAGGTTTTTCTCGTCCACGGCGAGCAAAAGGCCCTGGACGTGCTGGCCGGACTGGTGCGCGAGCGTTTCGGCCTCAAAGTGCGCATCCCGGGCTATCTCGACGAGTACGCGCTCACTCCGGGCACGGAACCGGTGGTATCCGTCGACGAGGCCAAGGCCCGGCCGCATATCGACTGGGACGTCGTCTTCAATGCCATGGAAGGCCGGTTGCGGCTCCTCAAGGAACGCAAGGAGAAGCTTACCGCCCGTACGGCCGAGGAGCAGGAAGACATCCGCCGCCGGCTCGCGGCCGTGGACGGCGACATGCTGCGCGTGTTGTCGGAGATGTAG
- the ilvB gene encoding biosynthetic-type acetolactate synthase large subunit: MELTGAQILLESLRREDVEVVFGFPGGAVIDIYDQLPNYPLLQHVLARHEQGAIHAADGYARATGRVGVCLVTSGPGATNAVTGIATAYMDSVPVVIITGQVPTPLIGNDAFQEVDIVGITRPCTKHNFLVKDVRDLPKVIKEAFYLAATGRPGPVLIDLPKDVQQAKCAYSYPKQIKMRSYNPTYTPNPKQVAKVADVVRKAKKPIIYAGGGVIASGASEDLTWLARTFNIPVTATLMALGCFPADDPLWLGMLGMHGTYAANMAISGADLILAVGSRFDDRVTGKLSEFAKNAKIVHIDIDPTSIQKNVAVQIPVVADCKSFLTALRQSLSADAAPAAPNDTSWLAKLAAWKEEKPLTYDQGTDVIKPQYVVETISRLTKGEAIITTEVGQHQMWAAQFYQFLRPRSFISSGGLGTMGFGFPAAIGAQAAFPDRLVIDIAGDGSIQMCIQELATAVCYGLPVKIVILNNGYLGMVRQWQELFYAKNYCSTCLDVAPDFVKLAEAYGAAGYRVSDPGQVESVLTEAFALPKTVIVDVVIDREENVAPMVPAGKSITEMILV, encoded by the coding sequence ATGGAACTCACCGGGGCCCAGATACTCCTCGAATCCTTGCGCCGCGAGGACGTGGAAGTCGTTTTCGGCTTCCCTGGAGGAGCGGTCATCGACATTTACGACCAGCTTCCCAACTACCCCCTGCTGCAACACGTGCTGGCGCGCCATGAGCAGGGAGCCATCCACGCCGCGGACGGTTATGCCCGGGCCACGGGCAGGGTAGGCGTATGCCTGGTGACCTCGGGCCCCGGAGCCACTAATGCCGTGACCGGCATTGCCACCGCCTACATGGACTCCGTGCCGGTGGTCATCATCACCGGCCAGGTGCCGACGCCGCTGATCGGCAACGACGCGTTCCAGGAAGTGGATATCGTCGGTATCACGCGCCCCTGCACCAAGCACAACTTTCTGGTCAAGGACGTGCGCGACCTGCCGAAGGTCATCAAGGAAGCCTTCTACCTTGCCGCGACCGGCCGGCCGGGCCCCGTGCTCATCGACCTGCCCAAGGACGTGCAGCAGGCCAAGTGCGCCTACAGCTATCCCAAGCAGATCAAGATGCGCAGCTACAACCCCACCTATACCCCCAACCCCAAGCAGGTGGCCAAGGTGGCGGATGTGGTGCGCAAGGCCAAAAAGCCCATCATCTACGCCGGCGGCGGCGTCATCGCCTCCGGGGCCTCCGAGGACCTGACCTGGCTCGCCCGCACCTTCAACATCCCGGTCACGGCCACGCTCATGGCCCTGGGCTGCTTTCCGGCCGACGATCCGCTGTGGCTCGGCATGCTCGGCATGCACGGCACCTACGCCGCCAACATGGCGATAAGCGGCGCCGACCTGATCCTGGCCGTTGGCAGCCGCTTCGACGACCGCGTCACGGGCAAGCTCAGCGAATTCGCCAAGAACGCCAAGATCGTGCACATCGACATCGACCCCACCTCGATCCAGAAAAACGTGGCCGTGCAGATCCCGGTGGTGGCCGACTGCAAGAGCTTTCTCACGGCGCTGCGCCAGTCGCTTTCGGCCGACGCCGCCCCAGCCGCGCCGAACGACACGTCCTGGCTGGCCAAACTCGCCGCCTGGAAAGAGGAAAAACCCCTGACCTACGACCAGGGCACGGACGTCATCAAGCCGCAATACGTGGTGGAGACCATTTCCCGGCTGACCAAGGGCGAGGCCATCATCACCACCGAGGTCGGCCAACACCAGATGTGGGCCGCCCAGTTCTACCAGTTCCTCCGGCCTCGGTCGTTTATCAGCTCCGGCGGGCTCGGCACCATGGGCTTCGGCTTTCCGGCCGCCATCGGGGCCCAGGCCGCCTTCCCCGACCGCCTCGTCATCGACATCGCCGGCGACGGCTCCATCCAGATGTGCATCCAGGAGCTGGCCACGGCCGTCTGCTACGGCCTGCCGGTCAAGATCGTCATTTTGAACAACGGCTACCTCGGCATGGTTCGCCAGTGGCAGGAGCTTTTCTACGCGAAAAACTACTGCTCCACCTGCCTCGACGTGGCCCCGGACTTCGTCAAGCTGGCCGAGGCCTACGGCGCGGCCGGCTACCGCGTGTCCGACCCGGGGCAAGTCGAATCCGTGCTGACCGAGGCCTTCGCCCTGCCCAAGACCGTCATCGTGGACGTCGTCATCGACCGCGAGGAGAACGTCGCGCCCATGGTCCCGGCCGGCAAGTCCATAACCGAGATGATTCTCGTCTAG
- a CDS encoding nitrilase-related carbon-nitrogen hydrolase: MDFNMPAPRTADGGSVVDAGERSAKRLASNDNRITRGGPLLLIGFVLTLLSDMPGSADILAWFMPIPFLVYVARFRSARNRLWLLVVLVVASILTLAKTASDPLLMSVAFSVMSGTVTGLRFFIAYVLWDWIRKRTGNIAGILAFPVVIISLEYLQANYTPLGDWGALANTQLSNLPLLQTASLFGFLAISAMMAWAAVLMASMALRGGISRLRAHIAVFAVVFVALNVYGDLRLNQVPTGNYIRAAAIGTAYTFTGALPDPESPLIASTTDKLIADTILAAHQGAAIAVWAEASTIVTPSGEAQLLDQLTKLAKADHIAIVAAYAVLLPEGSPYHLENKFTWLTDTGAIAETYRKHHPVPGEGSVPGQVPLRVISTAYGKMAGAICYDFDFPQIALTYARLGADFVVLPGLDWRGMLRRHSLMARMRAIEGGFPILRPADGATSMAFDSRGRILASLPNFGNNDRVMLAYMPVGRTLTLYSRIGNVLAYLALLTLFVLLIVACRNGHVRQRRPHP; encoded by the coding sequence ATGGATTTCAATATGCCAGCCCCCCGAACAGCCGACGGGGGAAGTGTCGTGGATGCCGGTGAGCGATCGGCGAAGCGCCTTGCCTCGAATGACAACCGGATCACACGAGGCGGCCCCCTTCTGCTGATTGGCTTTGTGCTCACCCTCCTTTCGGACATGCCGGGTAGCGCGGACATCCTTGCCTGGTTCATGCCGATCCCGTTTCTGGTCTACGTCGCGCGTTTTCGTAGCGCCAGAAACCGCCTCTGGCTGTTGGTGGTCCTGGTGGTGGCATCGATCCTGACACTCGCCAAGACCGCATCGGACCCGCTCCTGATGTCGGTCGCGTTTTCGGTGATGAGCGGGACGGTCACTGGGCTCCGCTTTTTCATCGCCTATGTCCTCTGGGACTGGATCCGCAAGAGAACGGGAAACATTGCCGGCATCCTGGCTTTTCCCGTTGTCATCATCAGCCTGGAATACCTCCAAGCCAATTACACTCCCCTGGGCGACTGGGGCGCGCTGGCCAACACCCAGCTTTCCAATCTGCCGCTGCTGCAAACCGCTTCCCTGTTCGGTTTTCTCGCGATTTCCGCTATGATGGCCTGGGCCGCGGTTCTGATGGCATCCATGGCCTTGAGGGGCGGCATTTCCAGGCTGAGGGCGCATATAGCGGTCTTCGCTGTCGTCTTCGTCGCGCTCAATGTCTATGGGGATCTTCGCCTCAATCAGGTGCCGACTGGCAATTATATCCGCGCGGCGGCGATCGGCACGGCCTACACCTTCACCGGGGCATTGCCCGATCCTGAAAGCCCCTTAATCGCGAGCACGACTGACAAGCTGATCGCAGATACGATCTTGGCCGCTCATCAGGGCGCGGCTATCGCCGTCTGGGCCGAGGCCTCGACCATCGTGACGCCAAGCGGCGAAGCACAGCTTCTCGACCAACTGACCAAACTCGCTAAGGCCGATCACATCGCCATCGTCGCGGCTTATGCGGTCCTGCTGCCAGAGGGCTCGCCGTATCACCTCGAAAACAAGTTCACCTGGCTCACCGATACCGGCGCGATCGCCGAAACCTATCGCAAGCATCATCCCGTCCCCGGCGAGGGCAGCGTGCCGGGACAAGTTCCGCTCAGGGTGATCTCTACCGCCTACGGCAAAATGGCCGGGGCCATCTGCTATGATTTCGACTTTCCGCAGATCGCGCTCACCTATGCCCGGTTAGGCGCGGACTTCGTGGTGCTGCCGGGCCTTGATTGGCGGGGCATGTTGCGCCGCCATTCGCTCATGGCGCGAATGCGGGCTATCGAAGGCGGCTTCCCGATACTCCGTCCCGCGGACGGCGCGACGTCCATGGCTTTCGACAGCCGGGGCCGGATCCTGGCATCGCTGCCCAATTTCGGGAACAACGACCGAGTGATGCTCGCCTATATGCCGGTGGGCAGAACGCTGACGCTTTACAGCCGCATCGGCAATGTCCTCGCCTATTTAGCGCTTCTAACCCTTTTCGTCCTGCTGATCGTCGCCTGTCGCAATGGTCATGTCCGGCAGCGAAGACCGCATCCCTAA
- a CDS encoding DUF167 domain-containing protein, protein MAAPAKKTATAPALPVFVAAAGEGGWTLRVAVAPGGSRDALAGLAEDRLRVRLRAKAVEGQANAALTAFLAECFGVRPRQVRIVSGEKSRKKIVRINAESEPDWSIAAGTGCD, encoded by the coding sequence ATGGCCGCGCCGGCGAAAAAAACAGCCACAGCCCCGGCGCTTCCCGTCTTCGTCGCGGCGGCCGGGGAGGGCGGCTGGACGTTGCGGGTGGCCGTCGCCCCCGGTGGCAGCCGGGACGCCTTGGCCGGACTGGCCGAGGACAGGTTGCGGGTGCGGCTGCGGGCCAAGGCCGTCGAAGGCCAGGCCAATGCCGCGCTCACCGCGTTTCTGGCAGAGTGCTTCGGGGTGCGCCCCCGACAGGTCCGTATCGTGTCCGGGGAAAAATCCCGGAAAAAGATTGTGCGTATCAACGCCGAGTCCGAACCCGACTGGTCCATCGCGGCCGGGACGGGATGTGACTAG